In a single window of the Littorina saxatilis isolate snail1 linkage group LG3, US_GU_Lsax_2.0, whole genome shotgun sequence genome:
- the LOC138961208 gene encoding ribonuclease H-like — translation MIADHYPEEAWIHAYTDGSATDAVRDGGAGVLVRYPEGEAQTASIPTGLHCTNYSAEVQALRTAATIVDGSDHECPQVVFLTDAMSALQALSANKETELNNALQQVAQNRRVVLQWVPAHCDIAGNEAADKLAKEGASKEQFTSQLQYKEKKTIIKNKRKTRAEKDDYHLLQLKT, via the exons ATGATTGCAGACCACTACCCTGAAGAAGCGTGGATCCACGCCTACACTGATGGGTCAGCCACTGATGCTGtgagagatggaggagccggcgtTCTAGTTCGGTACCCAGAGGGAGAGGCACAAACAGCGAGCATTCCCACAGGTTTGCACTGCACCAACTATAGTGCAGAAGTACAGGCCTTGAGGACAGCAGCCACAATAGTTGACGGATCAGACCATGAATGTCCTCAGGTCGTCTTTCTGACAGACGCAATGTCAGCACTCCAAGCTCTGTCTGCCAACAAAGAAACTGAGCTCAACAACGCCCTCCAACAGGTTGCTCAGAACCGAAGGGTCGTGCTTCAGTGGGTGCCAGCTCATTGTGACATAGCAGGAAACGAGGCTGCAGACAAACTTGCCAAGGAAGGTGCCTCAAAGGAACAGTTCACGTCCCAGCTGCAGTacaaggaaaaaaagacaatcatcaaaaacaagaggaaaaccagagcggagaaagatgactaccacctgctccaac TAAAGACGTGA